The Halobacterium hubeiense genome contains the following window.
GGCGACACCGTGTCGCTGTCGGACTACGGCGGCCAGTACGTCGTCGTCTACTTCTACCCGCGCGCCGACACCCCGGGCTGCACCACCGAGGCGTGTAGCTTCCGGGACAACTGGGACGAGTACAGCGACCGCGGCGTCCCCGTGTTCGGCGTCAGCGACGACCCCGTCGAGGACCTCAAGGACTTCGCGGAGAAGTACGACCTCCCGTTCGACCTGCTCAGCGACGAGGACGGCTCCGTCTCGACCGCCTACGACTCCTACGGCGAGAAGAACGTCTTCGGCAACGAGGTCGAGGGCGTCTTCCGGAACACGTACGTCGTCGGGCCGGACGGCGACGTCGTCGCGGCGTTCGAGGGCGTGGACCCCGACGAGCACGCCGAGGAAGTGCTCGAAGTCATCGACTAACCCCAGTCGCCGCCGACGCGCTCGACGCCCTGCATCTGCGCGCCGGCGTGCTCGGTGAACACGACTTTCAGATTCTGTTCGGGGACGTCGAAGCGCTCGGCGGCCTCGGCCATCACTGCGGTCGCGAACTCGCGTTTCGTCGCCTCGTCGCGGCCCGCGCGCACGTCCGCCGAGCAGAACACTTGCCGTCCGGCGACCGCGCGGCCCAGCGAGAGGTGGCAGTCGTCGCGCACGACGACCGCGACGTACGACCGGTCCGCGTCCATCGTCTCGACGTACAGGTCGGTGACGGCGTCGGCGAACGCGTCGGCGTCCGCCTCCGAGACCGGGAAGTCGGCGTCGAACTGGAGCAGTGGCACGGCTCCGGCGACGGGCGCCGCCCACGAGTTCCTGTCGGTGCGCGGCGGGCGACTGCCACAAAGCACTTCGGCCGCGCGCAGTTCGCTTCCGAACGCACGATGACTACTACAACCCGCTTTACTGCCCTTCTCGTCGCGCTCGCAGTCGTCGCTAGCGCGACCGTCGGCGTCGCCGCTGCGGCGTCCGACGGGTCGATTTCCGCCGACCCGGCGTTCCCCAGCGGCACGTCGACACACACCGTCACCGCGACCGCCGGCAACGACACCGCCGGTTCGTGGAACGGCTTCGCCGTCGACTACTCGAACTCCGGGGTCGACGCCAGCAACGTCAGTCAGGACGACGTCGTGACGATTGGCATCGACCGCGGCGACGACGCCGCCGGCGACGCGGTAGACGTGAACGTCTCCGACGACCTCGACAGCGTCAGTGCGTCCAACGAGGGCCACCTGTTGACGCTCGGCCTCGGCGGCAGCTACGACCTCGACGCCGGCGACGAAGTGGTCGTCGTCTACGAGGACGCCTACCACCCGATGGTGCAGGGGAGCTGGGAGACGCCACTGGACGTCAATCCGCAGTCCAGCGGCGGCGAGACGACCGCGACGCTGACCATCGAGTCCGCCAGCACCAGCGACGACACGCCGACCACCGAGGGCGACGAGCAGACGTCCGAGTCCACGACTGACGACGCGACGACCGACGGAACGACGGCCGGCACGACCGACGACGGTAGCACGGGCGGGACCTCGTCCGGCTTCGGGCTCGCCGTCGCCGCCGTCGCGATCGTCGGAGCCGCCCTGCTCGCGTCCCGCGACTGACTACCCTATCGTTTCACGCTGACCGAGATACCCTCGCCGAGCGGCACGAACGCCGTCTCGAAGCCGGGGTCGTCGCGGACGTGTGCGACGTACTCGGCGATAGCCTCGGTGTGGTCGTCCACGGGCTCCGCGCCGTCGAGCGCGGCCGTGACGTTCTCCGGTTCGACCGGCCCCGCCATCACGTTGTCCGCGACGACCACGCCGCCGTCGGCGAGCTTCTCGCGGGCGTCCTCGAACGCCTCGACGTACAGCGGCTTGTCGTGGTCCAACAGTACCACGTCGAAGGGGCCGTCGTAGTCCTCGAACGTCGCCATCGCGTCGCCGGCCTCGTAGTGGGCGGTCGCGCCGTCCTGCCGGTCGAGGAACTCGCGGGCGGTCGCGAGGTTCGACTCGTCGTAGTCCGTGAGCACGATGTCGCCGTCCGCGGGGAGCGCGGTGCGGAACCACGCCGCCGAGTAGCCGAAGCCCGACCCGAACTCGAAGACGCGCTCGGCGTCCGCGAGCGTCGCCGCCACGCGGAAGAACTGGCCGACGTCCGGCCCGACGATGGGGAACTCCTGCTCGCGGCCGTATTCGGTCATCTCTCGGAGTAGTTCGGGCGGTTCGGGGTTCGCGGCGTCGAGGAGGGCGTCGATGGTGTCGCTCAACACGCGGTTCATGGGTGCGCCGTCGGGGGCGGCGCCCATAGCCGTACCGGAGTCAGCGGTTCCGGCTGACGGGGAACTTCACGCGCTCGGGGTGCTCGTTGAACGCTTCGAGGACGCGCTCGTAGAGGTCGTTGCGGACGCGCTGGGCGCGCTTCGGGCTGACGAGGTAGCGCACGCGGAGTTCCACCCACGACTCGCCCTGCTTGACGTTCACGCTCGGGCGGTCCTGCACCTCCAGTTCGACGGGCGTCTCCGCGAGCTGGCGGCGGAAGCGCTCGACCTCGCGGGCCATCGTCTCGCCGAGGTACTCCTCGGTGGTCTCCTGGAGCAGGGTCTGCGCGAACTCCAAGTCCGTCTCGTAGGCGACCTGCACGGGGAGCTCGTTCCAGACGTACGGGAACTCCTCGCGGCTGAAGTTCACGACGTGGCTGGTCAGCACGACGCTGTTCGGCACCGTGATGTGCCGGCCGGATGGCTGATTGGTGGAAACGAGTTCGCCGTTGACCTCCCACAGCGTCGTCACGAGGTAGTCCACGTCGATGACGTCGCCCTTCGAGTCGTCGATGCGCACGCGGTCCCCGACCTGATACGGCTGCTTGGTCATCACGTACACCCACCCGAGCAGGCTCAACAGCGGCTGCTGGAGCGCCAGCGACACCGCGACGCCCGCGACGCCCAGCGAGACGAGCGCGGGCACCCAGCGGTCCGTGGCGACGCCCAGCACCGCGATGGCGGCGACGACGAGGAACGCCAGCCGGAGCACGGACTGCGCGCGGTGGCGGCGGCGCTTGTCCATCGTCGCGGACAGCGCCAGCGACACCGCGACGTGGTAAGCAGCGCCGACGGCGAACGCGGTGCCGAACACGGCGAACGCGCGAGCGACGACGACCGCGAGGGGGTAGCCGCCGACCGTCGCCGCGCCGACGAGTTCCGGCGTCGTCGCCGACAGCACGCCACACGCGAGCGCCGCGAGAACGAGGACCGTCGCGCGTCGAGTCACGGCGGACGGACGGCCCGCCCGCTCAAAGAACTACCGTCCGCTACGCGTCGTGCCACTTGATGGAGCAACCCCGGGAGGGCCGCCACTCCTTCTCGACGGGGTCGCCCGCGAGGATGCTGTCGATGGCGTCGCGGACGTCGCCGCCCGGCCGCGTGGGCTCGTCGCTGGGGTTGAGCGCGTCGTCGAGGCGGCCGTTGTAGACGACCTCGAAGCCGTCGCCGGTGTTCCGCAGGAGGAACGGGTCCGGCGTGCAGACCGCGCCGTACGCGCGAGCGACGTCCTGCGATTCGTCGCGGAGGTAGGCGTCGTACTGGATGGTTCCGTCCTCGACGAGTTCCTGCATGCGCTCGAAGGAGTCGTCGGGGTACTCCTCGGCGTCGTTGGGGTTGACGCCGACGACCGCGGCGTCGTCGTAGTCCGCCGCGACGTCGTTGAGCACGTCGAACTTCGCCTTCGCGTACGGACAGTGGTTGCACGTGAACACCAGCAGGACCGCCTCGTAGTCGGCGAAGTCGTCGAGGCCGTACGTCTCGCCGTCCGTCCCCTTCAACTGGAAGTCGGGCGCGGGGTCGCCGGCGTCCAGTTCCGTCTCGGATTCCATCTCGACCATACCCGAGAGCACGGCCGCGAGCGGCAAAGTAGCCGGGGTTGCGGCACCCTCACGCGGGCGCGTAGCCGTCCGGCGTTCTCTCGACGGCGCCCTCGCGGACGAGGTGGTCGAGGTGGGCGTACGCCTCGCCGGGGCCGTGGAGGACGTGGATGCCCGACAGCGAGCCGAACAGCTCCGCGCTGACCTCCCACGCCGTCGCAGGCGCGAGGTCCGTGACGGCCCGCTCGACGCGCGCGGTGCGCTCCTCGTGGTGGGCGGCGATGTCGCGGGCGCGCTCGCTCGGCGCGAAAATCGGGCCGCGATGGCCGGGCCACGCGCGGTCCAGATTCAGGGACTGCACGCGCTCCAGGCTGTCGAGGTACCGGGCGAGCGGGCGCTCGACGCGGACGTCCGCGCCGCCGACGTTCGGCGTGTACTTCGGGAGAATCGCGTCCCCGACGAACGCCTCGCGGCGGCCCTCGCGCTCGACGGCGTACGCGACGAGGCCGGCGGCGTGCCCGGGGAGGTGGACGACTTCGGCCTCGAACGGGCCGAGCGCGACGGTGTCACCGTCCGAGACTTCCGTCACGTCCGCGGGCTCGCCGGCGAGGTCGCTGTGCTCGTCGTTGAACGCCAACAGCCCCTCGCGCTCCTTCTCGGGGAGGCCCCAGTCGTGGAGCGCGGCTTCCTGCGCGTCCCGGAGGTCCTCGCGGGCGCTCCCTCGCTGGGCGACGAGGTCCGCGTCGGCCTCGTGGACGAAGACGGCGGCGCCGCTCTCGTTCTGGACGGCGCCCGCGAGGCCGGCGTGGTCGTGGTGCCAGTGCGTGAGCAGTACGCGGTCCACGTCCGCGAACGCGACGCCGCGGGCGTCGAGGGCGGCCCGCAGTTCGGCTTCCACGTCGGGCGTCGCGACGCCCGTGTCCACGAGCGTCGTCGGCGCGGCCGCGTCGCCGTCCCCGAGGAGGTAGACGCTGTTGCGCCCCTCGAAGGCGGCGTTCGACAACTGGATGTGGTGCACGCTCCCGGCTACGCGACTGCCGGACAAAGAGCTACCTGACGCGGTACGGCTCGGGGCCGACGAGGAACCGCCCGAGGTCAGCCTCGCGCTCGTAGTCCGTCTCCCGGAGGTCGCGGAGCGCGTCCACGTACGCCGCTTCCTCGTCGTCGGTCCACTCGTCAGGGTCGAGTGCCGGCACGACCAGCCAGCCGCTCCCGTGGAGTTCCTCGCCGTGGACCTCCGCGAGGTCGACCTCGTCGGCGACGATGGCGGTGTACGTTTCGAGGACGTGGCGGGTCGCGCGCTCCCCCACGGGGAGCAGGACGTGCGCGGTGATGGCGCGCAGCTCCGCGTCGAAGAACGGCTCCATCTCCGTGTAGTCGCGTTCCGTGGGTTCGCCGTCGGGGACGCAGGCGTGGAGGTACGAGAGGAAGAGTTCGACCGGCTCGCCGTCGTCGAGCAGCCCCGCGGCCGTCAGCGCGCGGCGGAAGCGCTCGGCGCCGGGCGTTCCCGTGAACGGCACGCCGGAGTCGGCGCCGCCGTGGACGCCCGGGTGGTCGCCGACGACGTGGAAGTCCGCGTTCGCGTCGCCGTACCCCGGGACGAACGACTCGCAGGGCGGCTGCATGCCGAACGGGTTGCTCGTGCGGTCCGTGACGTTCTGCACGCCGCGCCGTAGGCGACACCCGGACTTAAGCGCCCCGAGACTGGCCGTCGTTGCCGGGCGCTGGCTGGCCCGCCCACAGACATTTGGCGGCCGCGGCCGACGCTCCCGCCATGACTGCCGTCTGGGTGCTCGGCGACCAGCTCTCCCGGGAGCGCGGCCCGCTCGCGGACGACCCCGACCGGGTGCTGTTCGTGGAGGCCAGCGAGTTCGCGCGGCGGCGCCGCTACCACCCCCAGAAGCTCACGCTCGTGTTCGCCGCGATGCGCAACCTCGCCGACGACCTGCGCGCCGACGGCGTGGACGTCGTCTACGAGCGCGCGGACTCCTTCGCGGCGGGGCTGGACGCGTACTTCGACGCCCACCCCGGCGACGAACTGGTGGTGCAGCGGCCCGCGACCCACGGCGCCGCCGACCGGCTCCGCGAACTCGTGACCGAACGGGGCGGGAGCCTGCGCGTCGTGGAGAACGAGCAGTTCCTCTGCTCGCCCGACGACTTCGACGAGTGGGCCGACGACCGCGACGGCGACGCCTACAGCCACGAGGCGTTCTACCGCTGGATGCGCCGCGAGACGGGCTACCTGCTGACCGACGGCGACCCCGAGGGCGGCGAGTGGAACTACGACGAGCAGAACCGCGAGACGCCACCTGACGACTACGAGAGCGCGCCGCTCCCGGAGTTCGAGTACGGCGAGCGCGTTCCCGAGGTCCGGGAGTGGGTCGCCGCGGAGTTCGACACGTGGGGCGACCCCGACGGGTTCGGCTGGCCGGTCGCCCGCCAGCACGCCGAGCGCGCGCTCGACGACTTCCTCGACCACCGGCTCGCGGAGTTCGGCCCCTACGAGGACGCGATGCTCGCCGACGACTGGCACCTCGACCACAGCCTGCTGTCGGCCGCGCTGAACGTCGGCCTGCTCGGCCCGCGGGAGGTCGTGGAGGCCGCCATCTCGGCGTACCGCGAGCGAGAGGACATCCCGCTGCACTCCGTCGAAGGGTTCGTCCGCCAAGTCGTCGGCTGGCGGGAGTTCGTGCGCCACGTGTACCGCCGCGAGATGCCCGAACTCGCGGACGCGAACCAGCTCGACCAGACCCGGGAACTGCCGCCGCTGTACTGGGACCCCGACGCGA
Protein-coding sequences here:
- the bcp gene encoding thioredoxin-dependent thiol peroxidase is translated as MLSEGEPAPDFELPNQDGDTVSLSDYGGQYVVVYFYPRADTPGCTTEACSFRDNWDEYSDRGVPVFGVSDDPVEDLKDFAEKYDLPFDLLSDEDGSVSTAYDSYGEKNVFGNEVEGVFRNTYVVGPDGDVVAAFEGVDPDEHAEEVLEVID
- a CDS encoding tautomerase family protein; the protein is MPLLQFDADFPVSEADADAFADAVTDLYVETMDADRSYVAVVVRDDCHLSLGRAVAGRQVFCSADVRAGRDEATKREFATAVMAEAAERFDVPEQNLKVVFTEHAGAQMQGVERVGGDWG
- a CDS encoding O-methyltransferase; this translates as MNRVLSDTIDALLDAANPEPPELLREMTEYGREQEFPIVGPDVGQFFRVAATLADAERVFEFGSGFGYSAAWFRTALPADGDIVLTDYDESNLATAREFLDRQDGATAHYEAGDAMATFEDYDGPFDVVLLDHDKPLYVEAFEDAREKLADGGVVVADNVMAGPVEPENVTAALDGAEPVDDHTEAIAEYVAHVRDDPGFETAFVPLGEGISVSVKR
- a CDS encoding mechanosensitive ion channel family protein, yielding MTRRATVLVLAALACGVLSATTPELVGAATVGGYPLAVVVARAFAVFGTAFAVGAAYHVAVSLALSATMDKRRRHRAQSVLRLAFLVVAAIAVLGVATDRWVPALVSLGVAGVAVSLALQQPLLSLLGWVYVMTKQPYQVGDRVRIDDSKGDVIDVDYLVTTLWEVNGELVSTNQPSGRHITVPNSVVLTSHVVNFSREEFPYVWNELPVQVAYETDLEFAQTLLQETTEEYLGETMAREVERFRRQLAETPVELEVQDRPSVNVKQGESWVELRVRYLVSPKRAQRVRNDLYERVLEAFNEHPERVKFPVSRNR
- a CDS encoding thioredoxin family protein, which produces MVEMESETELDAGDPAPDFQLKGTDGETYGLDDFADYEAVLLVFTCNHCPYAKAKFDVLNDVAADYDDAAVVGVNPNDAEEYPDDSFERMQELVEDGTIQYDAYLRDESQDVARAYGAVCTPDPFLLRNTGDGFEVVYNGRLDDALNPSDEPTRPGGDVRDAIDSILAGDPVEKEWRPSRGCSIKWHDA
- a CDS encoding MBL fold metallo-hydrolase, with translation MHHIQLSNAAFEGRNSVYLLGDGDAAAPTTLVDTGVATPDVEAELRAALDARGVAFADVDRVLLTHWHHDHAGLAGAVQNESGAAVFVHEADADLVAQRGSAREDLRDAQEAALHDWGLPEKEREGLLAFNDEHSDLAGEPADVTEVSDGDTVALGPFEAEVVHLPGHAAGLVAYAVEREGRREAFVGDAILPKYTPNVGGADVRVERPLARYLDSLERVQSLNLDRAWPGHRGPIFAPSERARDIAAHHEERTARVERAVTDLAPATAWEVSAELFGSLSGIHVLHGPGEAYAHLDHLVREGAVERTPDGYAPA
- a CDS encoding uracil-DNA glycosylase family protein, with product MQNVTDRTSNPFGMQPPCESFVPGYGDANADFHVVGDHPGVHGGADSGVPFTGTPGAERFRRALTAAGLLDDGEPVELFLSYLHACVPDGEPTERDYTEMEPFFDAELRAITAHVLLPVGERATRHVLETYTAIVADEVDLAEVHGEELHGSGWLVVPALDPDEWTDDEEAAYVDALRDLRETDYEREADLGRFLVGPEPYRVR
- a CDS encoding cryptochrome/photolyase family protein, with product MTAVWVLGDQLSRERGPLADDPDRVLFVEASEFARRRRYHPQKLTLVFAAMRNLADDLRADGVDVVYERADSFAAGLDAYFDAHPGDELVVQRPATHGAADRLRELVTERGGSLRVVENEQFLCSPDDFDEWADDRDGDAYSHEAFYRWMRRETGYLLTDGDPEGGEWNYDEQNRETPPDDYESAPLPEFEYGERVPEVREWVAAEFDTWGDPDGFGWPVARQHAERALDDFLDHRLAEFGPYEDAMLADDWHLDHSLLSAALNVGLLGPREVVEAAISAYREREDIPLHSVEGFVRQVVGWREFVRHVYRREMPELADANQLDQTRELPPLYWDPDATEMACVGTAVGRVHDRGYTHHIERLMVLSNFALLYGTSPQALNEWFYGGFVDAFHWVVTPNVVGMGSFGTAAFTTKPYAASANYVDRMSDFCAGCRYDPDSTTGADACPFNSLYWDFLAAREDDLRANHRMGLVYSHLDDKRDAGDLAAIRERADAVRSRAASGDL